In Paraflavitalea devenefica, the following are encoded in one genomic region:
- a CDS encoding GLPGLI family protein — protein MKKIGIVAVAALCMQVAAAQQTEGKIIYERTSEIQFRMAGMPEEMQRQIPRTRTDKIEVLFANNQSLRKQLPPEEADDQTFASEDGGRRVQFRMVGPGADDVTFTDLGKGTIVESRELGTKKFLVTDSVNKLNWKLTGETRTILGYSCQQAIAQRIGTRMQPSVVNGQVKREVVPDTANFTAWFTPAIPVAAGPEIQGQLPGLILAIDINNGRTVYKALELSPKIDAAAIKEPKGGKKITQQEFREEQDKLMQDMQRNGGGRPMIRRMGN, from the coding sequence ATGAAAAAAATAGGAATAGTCGCAGTGGCCGCCTTATGCATGCAGGTAGCTGCCGCCCAGCAAACCGAAGGAAAGATCATTTATGAACGCACCTCGGAAATCCAGTTCAGAATGGCAGGCATGCCGGAAGAGATGCAACGCCAGATACCCCGCACCAGGACCGACAAGATAGAAGTATTGTTTGCCAACAATCAATCCCTGCGCAAGCAGTTGCCACCGGAAGAGGCCGATGACCAGACATTTGCTTCCGAAGATGGAGGAAGAAGGGTCCAGTTTCGTATGGTAGGACCCGGAGCGGATGATGTTACTTTCACCGATCTTGGCAAAGGCACCATTGTTGAGTCGCGGGAGCTGGGTACCAAAAAGTTCCTTGTGACCGACTCCGTCAATAAGCTGAACTGGAAACTCACCGGGGAAACCAGGACCATTTTAGGCTATTCCTGCCAGCAGGCCATTGCGCAACGCATTGGCACCAGGATGCAGCCCAGTGTGGTGAATGGACAGGTGAAGCGGGAGGTAGTGCCTGATACAGCCAATTTTACTGCCTGGTTCACGCCCGCCATACCGGTAGCTGCCGGCCCGGAGATACAGGGACAATTACCCGGACTGATCCTCGCCATAGACATCAATAATGGCCGGACGGTTTATAAAGCCCTTGAATTATCGCCCAAAATAGATGCAGCCGCTATTAAGGAACCTAAAGGCGGTAAAAAGATCACCCAGCAGGAATTCCGGGAAGAGCAGGATAAACTGATGCAGGATATGCAGCGCAATGGTGGCGGCCGGCCCATGATCAGGAGAATGGGCAATTAA
- a CDS encoding thiamine phosphate synthase: MRNHTRAIRGGLYLVIDPAKGWEKVLPAVQQAIAGGIDIIQVWNHWHPEQQKTAFIEKICRAAHPYHIPVLMNEDWQLMNDTSLDGVHFDEIPASIDAIRQQVQRPFWGGITCGNDLQKVQWAVDNRLDYISFCSMFPSATANSCELVKIETVQAARALTNMPIFLAGGITPDNLSLFEGTGMNGVAVISGIMNAEDPQQKTHSYKQALHHIQQKTP, translated from the coding sequence ATGCGCAATCATACAAGAGCTATACGGGGAGGGCTGTACCTCGTTATTGATCCTGCAAAGGGATGGGAGAAGGTATTGCCCGCAGTACAACAGGCCATTGCCGGAGGTATTGATATTATCCAGGTGTGGAATCATTGGCACCCGGAACAGCAGAAGACTGCGTTCATAGAAAAGATATGCCGTGCCGCACATCCTTATCATATCCCGGTACTGATGAATGAAGACTGGCAATTAATGAACGACACTTCCCTCGACGGCGTTCACTTTGATGAGATACCGGCCAGTATAGATGCTATCAGGCAGCAGGTACAGCGCCCCTTTTGGGGCGGTATTACCTGTGGTAATGACCTGCAAAAAGTACAATGGGCTGTTGACAACCGGCTGGATTATATTTCCTTTTGTTCCATGTTCCCCTCCGCTACAGCCAACAGTTGCGAACTGGTGAAAATAGAAACGGTACAGGCGGCCCGCGCCTTAACCAACATGCCCATTTTCCTGGCAGGAGGCATCACTCCCGACAACCTTAGCCTCTTTGAGGGGACCGGCATGAATGGCGTAGCGGTCATATCCGGTATTATGAATGCAGAAGACCCGCAGCAAAAAACACATTCTTACAAACAGGCCCTTCATCACATACAACAAAAAACACCATGA
- a CDS encoding class I SAM-dependent methyltransferase has protein sequence MEIQQLTNNLTNWQGRKEWFFNREHTDTYEQWYEGRYKRAEVWQKKVVGGLIKKDSRVKTLLEFGCGTTRFTRWWHTIGIEATGGDISPFMLGQGVHLFQGDLVLADSHYMPFKDHTFDALAFITTFEYYRDPVQVIREAARVGRYGIVFGMMNRNSPKVLRRRVQQLFGKNPFYVTATFYTPAKLISLIHQALEGRDYSIEWTCTGLPKWFPAQQWSLPYGDFFGLHVKFNDQL, from the coding sequence ATGGAAATACAACAACTTACCAATAACCTCACCAACTGGCAGGGCCGGAAGGAATGGTTTTTCAACCGGGAACATACAGATACTTACGAGCAATGGTACGAGGGGCGTTACAAGCGTGCCGAAGTATGGCAGAAAAAAGTGGTGGGCGGACTTATTAAAAAAGACAGCCGGGTAAAAACCCTCCTGGAATTTGGATGCGGCACTACCCGCTTTACCCGCTGGTGGCATACCATCGGCATTGAGGCTACCGGAGGCGATATTTCTCCCTTTATGCTGGGCCAGGGCGTGCATTTGTTTCAGGGCGACCTGGTGCTGGCCGATTCTCATTATATGCCCTTCAAAGACCACACTTTCGATGCACTTGCTTTTATCACTACGTTTGAATACTACCGCGATCCTGTACAGGTGATCCGGGAAGCTGCCCGCGTAGGCCGCTATGGAATTGTTTTTGGCATGATGAACCGCAACTCGCCCAAAGTATTGCGGAGAAGGGTACAGCAGTTGTTTGGCAAAAATCCTTTCTATGTGACTGCCACCTTCTATACGCCTGCAAAGCTGATCAGCCTTATCCACCAGGCATTGGAAGGCAGGGATTACAGCATAGAATGGACCTGTACCGGCCTGCCCAAATGGTTCCCTGCCCAGCAATGGAGCCTGCCTTATGGCGATTTCTTTGGCCTGCACGTAAAATTCAACGACCAGTTATGA
- a CDS encoding outer membrane beta-barrel family protein, with product MKKIYLLLVISLCTLVTQAQKNGSIKGLLYDTLAKQPVASATITVLKKKDSALVTFTMSDSKGRFEITGLADGEYRLLITHVNYHGSSKSITINEAARDKDLGNVVMRDAAQVLDEVVVTAEAPPVTLIGDTVQYNAGSFKTPPNANVEQLLKKMPGIQVEKDGTIKAQGQEVKRVMVDGKEFFGTDPKIATRNLPSDAVDKVQVYDRTSDAAQLTGFDDGNSEKTINLKLKKDKKKGLFGKASIGGGTEGRYEGRFNVNSFKGARQLSVIGLGNNTNAEGFSFMDMLSFSGSGGNVTRSGNAISITSTDPSVAGFAGGNNNNSIRTIWGGGINYNNIIGNNTDFTSNYFYNRYSPRIEKEVRQQNFLPDGSTLDRVSNSLTNNINNSHKLNLSADIKLDSFHSIKISPSFGYQSTDNSNYSEYETRRQNNSLTNQGFTNTQSASDGYNFRNDILFRKRFRTKGRTFSLSLQTNLNASDGEGTQLSVNKFFNPDGSPLSTDSIDQRNSNASDLRSYNVRAVYTEPVVKNSLLEFSVSNSLSKSTSEKTTWDYNKVNGKYDEVNEELTNNYENTYGYTNAGIRWRSQFKKWNFAVGANWQKANLEGTIIAGTKDSLISQTFYNILPTARFQYNFTRFKNLQINYNASTNQPSMTQLSPVPDISNPLNIRDGNPDLQQEYTHMATINFMSVNPFKNKNLFAFFNIRHTNNKIVNYDTINALGVKRSRPVNVDGVYNISGSVSVGLPVRFLKGTVNIASNLGYDKNKQFVNSVGNTIKTLTLGPVLRLDMSPTDKFDVSINAGINYNKSKYSLQTNMDAEYFSQNYGADVNWQLPASFYFSTEFTYTINNRLTDGFNLRVPLWNASISKQFLRYNRGELKLSAFDLLNENVNVSRSSNQSYIEDSRIKTLQRYFMLSFTYSLSKMGLGPAGGGGGPIRIMR from the coding sequence ATGAAAAAGATCTACCTGCTTCTTGTCATTAGTCTTTGTACCCTCGTTACGCAGGCCCAGAAAAACGGGTCCATCAAAGGACTCCTGTATGATACCCTGGCCAAACAGCCGGTGGCTTCTGCTACGATCACGGTGCTGAAAAAGAAAGACTCCGCGCTGGTGACTTTTACTATGTCCGACAGCAAGGGCCGTTTTGAGATCACCGGCCTGGCCGACGGGGAATACCGGTTGCTCATCACCCATGTGAACTACCACGGCAGCAGTAAAAGCATTACCATCAATGAGGCCGCCAGGGATAAAGACCTGGGCAATGTGGTTATGCGCGATGCGGCGCAGGTGCTCGATGAAGTAGTGGTAACGGCAGAAGCACCACCGGTAACGCTTATTGGCGATACCGTGCAGTACAATGCCGGTTCTTTTAAAACGCCCCCCAATGCCAATGTGGAACAACTGCTGAAGAAAATGCCGGGTATACAGGTAGAAAAAGACGGCACCATCAAAGCACAAGGGCAGGAAGTAAAACGGGTAATGGTAGACGGGAAGGAGTTTTTTGGCACCGATCCTAAAATAGCCACCAGGAACCTGCCTTCCGATGCAGTAGATAAGGTACAGGTATACGACAGGACCAGTGATGCCGCCCAGCTCACGGGCTTCGATGATGGCAACAGCGAAAAGACCATCAACCTCAAACTAAAAAAAGATAAAAAGAAGGGCCTGTTTGGTAAAGCTTCCATAGGTGGTGGCACGGAAGGCCGCTATGAAGGGCGCTTTAATGTAAACTCCTTCAAAGGAGCCCGCCAGTTGTCGGTCATCGGCCTGGGCAATAATACCAATGCCGAAGGCTTCTCTTTTATGGACATGCTCAGCTTTTCCGGTAGTGGCGGCAATGTGACCCGCAGCGGCAATGCCATCAGCATCACCAGTACTGATCCTTCCGTCGCCGGATTTGCCGGTGGCAATAACAACAACAGTATCCGTACCATCTGGGGCGGAGGTATCAACTACAACAATATCATTGGCAACAATACCGATTTTACCAGCAACTATTTTTACAACCGCTATAGCCCCAGGATAGAAAAAGAAGTAAGGCAACAGAACTTCCTGCCCGATGGGTCAACGCTCGACCGGGTGTCGAACAGCCTCACCAACAATATCAACAACAGCCATAAGCTCAACCTCAGTGCCGATATAAAACTGGACTCCTTCCACTCCATCAAAATATCACCTTCGTTCGGGTACCAGTCAACGGATAATAGCAACTACAGCGAATATGAAACCCGCCGGCAGAACAATTCGCTTACCAACCAGGGTTTCACTAATACACAGTCTGCCAGCGATGGCTATAACTTCCGGAATGATATCTTATTCCGCAAAAGGTTCCGTACCAAGGGAAGAACGTTCTCCCTCAGCCTGCAAACGAACCTCAATGCCAGCGACGGGGAAGGGACGCAGCTATCGGTCAATAAATTCTTCAATCCCGATGGCAGCCCGCTCAGCACCGATTCCATTGATCAGCGCAACAGCAATGCCAGCGACCTTCGCAGTTATAATGTGAGGGCAGTATACACAGAGCCTGTGGTTAAAAACTCGCTGCTGGAATTCAGCGTGAGCAATAGCCTCAGCAAAAGTACTTCGGAGAAGACCACCTGGGATTATAATAAAGTAAACGGAAAATATGATGAAGTCAATGAGGAGCTTACCAATAATTATGAGAATACCTACGGCTATACCAATGCCGGGATCAGGTGGCGCAGCCAGTTCAAAAAATGGAACTTTGCAGTAGGGGCCAACTGGCAAAAGGCCAACCTGGAAGGCACCATCATTGCCGGCACCAAGGATAGCCTCATTAGTCAAACCTTTTACAATATTCTGCCCACGGCCCGCTTCCAGTATAATTTCACCCGATTCAAAAATCTGCAGATCAACTACAATGCTTCTACCAATCAGCCATCCATGACACAGTTGTCGCCGGTGCCCGATATCAGCAACCCGCTCAACATCAGGGATGGTAATCCCGATCTGCAACAGGAATACACCCATATGGCCACCATCAACTTCATGTCGGTAAATCCTTTTAAGAACAAAAACCTGTTTGCTTTCTTCAACATACGGCATACCAACAACAAGATCGTTAATTATGATACCATCAATGCGTTGGGGGTTAAACGTTCCCGCCCGGTGAATGTAGATGGTGTGTACAATATCTCAGGTTCTGTAAGCGTGGGGCTGCCGGTGCGTTTCCTGAAGGGAACCGTCAACATTGCCTCCAACCTTGGCTATGACAAGAACAAGCAATTTGTCAATAGTGTAGGCAATACCATCAAAACCCTTACCCTGGGGCCTGTATTACGTCTTGATATGAGCCCCACCGATAAATTTGATGTTTCGATCAATGCAGGGATCAATTACAACAAGAGCAAATATTCCCTGCAAACAAATATGGATGCAGAATACTTCTCCCAGAATTATGGCGCTGATGTAAACTGGCAGTTGCCGGCGAGCTTTTACTTTAGCACTGAATTTACCTATACTATCAACAACAGGCTGACGGATGGCTTTAACCTGCGGGTGCCCTTATGGAATGCTTCCATCAGCAAACAATTCCTGCGGTATAACCGCGGTGAACTGAAACTGTCTGCTTTCGACCTGCTCAATGAAAATGTAAACGTGAGCCGCAGCAGTAACCAGAGCTATATTGAGGACAGCCGCATTAAAACCTTACAACGTTATTTCATGCTCAGCTTCACTTACAGCCTCAGCAAAATGGGCCTGGGTCCTGCTGGAGGAGGAGGTGGCCCCATACGGATCATGAGATAG
- a CDS encoding AIR synthase family protein, whose amino-acid sequence MSSFTGSGKIQDAFFRNTIYPFCGADRQEVTAGPQYGVDVAVINLPNGMDMALTSDPLSLILRLGLRESAWLSVHLMANDMATTGVAPMYAQLVFNLPEQTTGLQFEEYWQHIHRFCSDIKVAITGGHTGKAEGQQSTMAGGGTMIAIAPANTFLLSSQAQPGDVIIITEEAALLATSILALSFPETVKNKCGHEHYQAACGLFYKTSSLQAGLAAVDSGPDKQVTAMHDVTEGGLLGALYELATAAGCGAVIEVNQLPVGETQQAICDLFHINPLFCVGAGSMIITVRPDASRQVVQRLQEKGIRATVAGSITEKEKGIIIRQDGRQTKLLHPGADPYWAAFFTALKDGWQ is encoded by the coding sequence ATGAGCAGTTTTACCGGCAGCGGAAAAATACAGGATGCTTTCTTCAGGAATACCATCTACCCGTTTTGCGGCGCAGACCGGCAGGAAGTAACAGCCGGCCCGCAGTATGGGGTGGATGTGGCCGTTATCAACCTGCCCAATGGGATGGACATGGCCTTAACCAGCGATCCGCTTTCTTTAATACTGCGCCTTGGCCTGCGGGAATCTGCCTGGCTTTCGGTTCACCTCATGGCCAATGATATGGCCACTACCGGTGTGGCGCCCATGTATGCACAACTGGTGTTCAACCTGCCGGAACAAACCACCGGCCTGCAGTTTGAAGAATACTGGCAACACATACACCGGTTTTGCAGCGATATTAAGGTTGCCATTACCGGCGGGCATACCGGTAAAGCCGAAGGACAACAATCAACCATGGCGGGTGGTGGCACCATGATTGCCATTGCGCCGGCCAATACCTTTTTATTAAGCAGTCAGGCGCAACCGGGCGATGTAATCATCATTACCGAAGAAGCTGCCCTGCTGGCAACCTCCATACTGGCACTTAGTTTTCCGGAAACCGTAAAAAATAAATGCGGCCATGAACACTATCAGGCCGCCTGTGGGCTGTTTTACAAAACCAGTTCCCTGCAGGCCGGGCTAGCAGCCGTGGATAGTGGACCAGACAAGCAGGTTACTGCCATGCACGATGTTACAGAAGGCGGTCTGTTGGGCGCCTTGTATGAACTGGCTACGGCCGCCGGGTGCGGAGCCGTGATAGAGGTAAATCAACTGCCGGTAGGAGAAACCCAGCAGGCCATTTGTGATCTCTTTCATATTAACCCGCTTTTTTGTGTAGGCGCCGGTTCCATGATCATCACTGTACGGCCCGATGCATCCCGCCAGGTAGTACAACGGTTGCAGGAGAAAGGCATCAGGGCTACCGTGGCAGGTAGCATAACAGAAAAAGAAAAAGGGATCATCATCCGGCAGGATGGCCGGCAAACAAAGCTGCTGCATCCCGGCGCTGACCCCTACTGGGCGGCATTTTTCACGGCTCTAAAAGACGGGTGGCAATAA
- a CDS encoding sensor histidine kinase: MAARKVQISVSSISVVLMLLAILAIVVFQGYWLRKNYRDELENLHIRTNVLFSETAQQYQIEKLQLDTNFKIRLPAHEPGMNAAYQTFRRSDSGTRKQRLGSVIVSLNKTFRTFRDDDSIHGRIDSLHIVGPPGGIMKMARPNQRVMQFLQGLENPKDSLTVKEVADRYAQALKRENIDIAFAVVRGPAEPFDERMPPDFGTDNIITLGFAYAYSFSLELEGTIPYVLKKLTPQILVSLLLVGLTIFSFVLMYRNLRRQRKLTRLKNDFISNITHELKTPIATVSVAIEALRNFNALHDPQRTEEYLDISANELQRLSLLVDKVLKLSMFEKQQIELKEETFDFKELVEEVVASMRLQFEKYKAAVNIQLQGENFTITADRMHITSVIFNLLDNALKYSKTHLAIQIDLTSLPQFIEMSITDNGIGISSEYQKKIFDKFFRVPTGDTHNVKGYGLGLSYVAYIMDRHKGIISVESQPGIGTRFTTKLPKTP, encoded by the coding sequence ATGGCTGCACGAAAAGTACAAATCTCTGTATCATCCATCTCGGTAGTACTCATGCTGCTGGCCATTCTGGCCATTGTTGTATTCCAGGGATACTGGTTGCGCAAGAATTACAGGGATGAGCTGGAGAACCTGCACATACGCACCAACGTATTGTTCAGCGAAACAGCGCAGCAATACCAGATAGAAAAACTACAGCTGGATACCAATTTTAAGATCCGCCTGCCAGCCCATGAACCGGGCATGAACGCTGCTTACCAAACATTCAGGCGCTCCGATTCCGGGACCCGGAAACAAAGACTGGGCTCTGTAATTGTTTCCCTCAATAAAACTTTCAGGACTTTTCGCGACGATGATAGTATACACGGACGGATTGACTCATTGCACATTGTAGGACCTCCCGGGGGCATAATGAAAATGGCCCGTCCCAACCAACGTGTGATGCAGTTTCTACAAGGGCTGGAAAATCCGAAGGATTCATTAACGGTGAAAGAAGTGGCTGATCGTTATGCCCAGGCATTGAAGCGGGAAAATATAGACATTGCTTTTGCCGTCGTACGTGGTCCGGCAGAACCGTTCGATGAAAGGATGCCGCCTGATTTTGGAACAGACAATATCATCACCCTGGGATTTGCCTATGCCTATTCCTTTTCATTGGAGTTGGAAGGTACCATCCCCTATGTACTTAAAAAGTTAACGCCGCAAATACTGGTATCGTTGCTGCTGGTAGGCCTTACCATTTTTTCTTTTGTGCTGATGTACCGCAACCTGCGGCGGCAACGAAAGCTTACCCGCCTTAAAAATGACTTCATCAGCAATATTACCCATGAGCTCAAAACGCCCATTGCTACGGTGAGTGTTGCTATTGAAGCCCTCCGCAACTTCAATGCCCTGCACGATCCGCAGCGTACAGAAGAATACCTCGATATCTCGGCCAACGAATTACAACGGTTGTCCCTGCTGGTGGATAAGGTGCTAAAACTCTCTATGTTTGAAAAACAGCAGATCGAACTAAAGGAAGAAACATTCGATTTTAAAGAGCTGGTGGAAGAAGTGGTGGCCTCCATGCGCCTGCAGTTTGAAAAATACAAAGCGGCTGTGAACATACAATTGCAGGGAGAGAATTTTACCATTACTGCCGACCGTATGCACATTACCAGCGTTATTTTCAATTTGCTCGATAATGCCCTTAAATACAGCAAAACCCATCTGGCCATACAGATTGACCTGACCTCATTGCCCCAATTCATCGAAATGAGTATTACCGATAACGGCATTGGCATATCTTCCGAATACCAGAAAAAGATCTTCGATAAATTCTTCCGTGTACCCACCGGCGATACCCACAATGTAAAAGGGTATGGGCTGGGGCTTAGCTATGTAGCCTACATCATGGACCGTCATAAAGGCATTATTAGTGTGGAAAGCCAGCCTGGTATTGGCACCCGCTTCACGACCAAACTCCCCAAAACACCATGA
- a CDS encoding Trm112 family protein gives MKPSLINKLACPLDKQDLTLKTFLKDTEGNIIEGMLYCQHCGRDYPIIYGLPILSPDEYREFGLEKSITNHWPKELPG, from the coding sequence ATGAAACCATCACTCATAAACAAGCTGGCCTGCCCGCTGGACAAGCAGGACCTTACGTTGAAAACCTTTTTAAAAGATACGGAAGGCAACATTATAGAAGGCATGCTGTATTGCCAGCATTGTGGGCGCGATTATCCCATCATCTATGGGCTGCCCATCCTTTCACCCGATGAATACCGGGAATTTGGCCTCGAAAAAAGCATTACCAACCACTGGCCCAAAGAATTACCGGGTTAA
- a CDS encoding response regulator transcription factor — protein MSKTKILYVEDETFLGKIVKESLESRGFEVVMESDGAEVLQTFKRINPQVCVLDVMLPNKDGFTIAGEIRAIDEKVPIIFLTAKTQTDDLVKGFSTGGNDYIRKPFSMEELIVRIDNALRYRHNGKPAGATQDEVKMGKFQFHLTRQTLIVGKEERKLSFRESELLKLLYENRDKIIDRKDILTLLWGNDSFFNSRNLDVYIAKLRGYLRDDESLEIITIKGVGYRFIIA, from the coding sequence ATGAGCAAAACCAAAATATTATATGTAGAGGATGAGACCTTCCTTGGGAAGATTGTGAAGGAAAGCCTCGAAAGCCGGGGGTTTGAGGTGGTGATGGAAAGTGACGGGGCAGAAGTATTACAAACCTTTAAGCGCATCAACCCTCAGGTGTGTGTGCTGGATGTGATGTTGCCCAATAAAGACGGCTTCACCATTGCAGGGGAGATACGGGCCATAGATGAAAAAGTGCCTATTATTTTCCTGACGGCAAAAACACAGACGGATGACCTGGTGAAAGGGTTTTCTACAGGCGGGAATGATTATATCCGCAAACCGTTTAGCATGGAAGAACTGATCGTGCGCATTGACAATGCACTGCGTTACCGGCATAATGGCAAGCCCGCCGGCGCCACACAGGATGAAGTGAAAATGGGTAAGTTCCAGTTTCATCTTACCCGTCAAACGCTGATAGTAGGCAAGGAAGAACGTAAGCTGTCGTTCCGGGAAAGTGAATTGCTGAAACTCTTATACGAGAACCGCGATAAAATCATTGACCGCAAGGATATTCTTACCCTGCTTTGGGGCAATGACTCTTTTTTTAATTCCCGCAACCTCGATGTGTATATTGCCAAGTTGCGTGGCTACCTCAGGGATGATGAATCCCTCGAGATCATTACCATCAAAGGAGTTGGCTACCGTTTTATCATTGCATAA